The following proteins come from a genomic window of Triticum aestivum cultivar Chinese Spring chromosome 6A, IWGSC CS RefSeq v2.1, whole genome shotgun sequence:
- the LOC123129428 gene encoding uncharacterized protein, whose product MYQHNCADAVSRGEFLVGNSSLFVRAWRLEAHADNEDMMHHVRLCIEGIPVHGWNEYVAALVIGRGCSLDYIEQKSLRREDTRYLALWAWTSNPNAIPKVKWLTLPARGLRRRGRRGLHHRVLIHLDLHEDHSKAHDDDDDPPPADIFEFTWFPRMVDGTARRGDRCAGQPCGEWRPARRDDDNDRGGRRGRDGPRAQDGWRDRIRRSLSRGARDRQRQDGQDRSRDRSSGTGGRRRGVGLGNADVAAAPPH is encoded by the coding sequence ATGTACCAGCACAACTGTGCCGACGCGGTCAGCCGCGGCGAATTCCTCGTCGGCAACTCCTCCCTCTTCGTCCGCGCTTGGAGGCTCGAGGCGCACGCTGACAATGAGGACATGATGCACCACGTTCGCCTGTGCATCGAGGGGATTCCTGTCCATGGCTGGAACGAGTACGTCGCCGCGTTAGTCATCGGCCGTGGGTGCTCCCTCGACTACATCGAGCAGAAGTCGCTGCGCCGGGAGGATACGCGCTACCTGGCGCTCTGGGCGTGGACGTCCAACCCCAACGCCATTCCAAAAGTGAAGTGGCTCACGCTGCCCGCCCGCGGTCTCCGGCGCCGTGGCCGACGCGGCCTGCATCACCGCGTGTTGATCCACCTTGATCTGCATGAGGACCACTCCAAGGctcacgacgacgacgacgacccgcCGCCAGCTGACATCTTCGAGTTCACCTGGTTCCCCCGTATGGTGGACGGCACGGCACGGCGAGGCGATCGTTGTGCTGGACAGCCTTGCGGCGAGTGGCGCCCGGCACGGCGCGATGACGACAACGACCGCGGCGGCCGCCGCGGGCGGGATGGCCCGCGTGCGCAGGACGGATGGCGCGACCGCATCCGCCGCTCCCTCTCCAGGGGCGCTCGCGACCGTCAGCGCCAGGATGGTCAGGACCGCTCCCGCGATCGCTCGAGCGGCACGGGTGGGAGGCGTCGTGGGGTTGGACTTGGGAACGCGGATGTCGCTGCGGCGCCTCCGCACTAG
- the LOC123131952 gene encoding disease resistance protein RGA2 isoform X2 produces the protein MVNITLLLLVSDHKVCCNAHHVYCWSTGQRRNLQIRVTMSISGTIGVISGINECVNLFQWARSSISSLHSRWSGKQEQNLQDEVLHLQSGLQGLSDTLPAMYDLIDRAEWRSHKHCVAELLPKFSDAVYDAEDILDEFRWYEQKVTVEGIASQSPFIDFFNCVIQRSFNKVKDIQKRLENLSNLLEKMGLGEATPRFDKSVRPETSSFPIESIMFGRDQELNQVIQLLVVREDDSTTKSHSKQKRECRTSNSSKRTLATINHVCNEQENHLAVLPIVGIGGVGKTTMAQHIYQQVKPHFKRTIWLSVSDDFDVKRLTKEALQSISGEEGTGQLDSLQHALHKTVCQKMLLIVLDDLWDDALKENGQSWKRFCAPLKNVRKGSIMLVTTRSQKVADGVRTMETLKLNGLKDDVFWNFFKLCMFGSERFSNDHELEQIGRSILPKLKGSPLAAKTLGRLLRMNRHMTYWNNVLESELWELRQQEDDILPALRLSYMYLPFHLKRCFSLCGVYPKDHEFEKDYLAEIWVAEGFVEPQGDIPIQDIASQYFEDLVSRSFFQKVHGAYVIHDLLHDMVQMVSKNDCFILKNVNDFQKIPKNVRHLSVLSNSKFDYSKLFSLCKHEKLRTLICNMPLEDKVVALVMDHWCTELGRMRVIICASTTGLPILYIGECKIESLPSDLDKLISLRRIELCGFRYYLEYQLNCDALEAKQKKRYLHGLKVHRSSMMTRQNNGTEALHLLQPPNGLKSLQLRDYPDVSLPRWFQPQKLSSLISFANIGIFTSLMDLAISDCHKLSSLEHFLHPASIPAIKKIVVKNCERLISVPTERFVEFHCLEELEVVYCRNICSQSLAAPSLKRLVLGCSGDLAHNIECCSLTSFFLYYSRHTSIHLQHLPALMSLSIARCESLTSVRPAIFTNFSHCGCSANGITSFLFLMVLTISGCTKLSTLDGLLTQECLPVVERIYIAHCDELLSLPGERFGSFLCLKDLEIYDCQRLDWQRGLVLPSTLQRLVLGQCGDISAWVPSCLQNLSSLVSLEMSECPGITSIPGDIWRTNLASLEELYITDCPDLVSIGGLEAVAQLGTLHISGCPKMIEM, from the exons ATGGTGAATATTACTCTTTTACTCTTGGTATCTGACCACAAAGTATGCTGTAATGCTCACCATGTCTATTGTTGGTCAACAGGACAGAGAAGAAATCTTCAGATTCGAGTCACCATGAGTATATCAGGTACTATTGGGGTCATCAGTGGCATCAACGAATGTGTCAATTTGTTTCAGTGGGCAAGGTCTTCTATTTCATCTCTGCACTCCCGATGGAGTGGtaagcaagagcaaaatcttcaggATGAGGTACTGCACTTGCAGAGTGGCCTACAAGGTCTTAGTGATACTCTTCCGGCAATGTACGACCTCATTGATCGGGCGGAGTGGAGGAGCCACAAACACTGTGTGGCCGAGCTCCTTCCAAAATTCAGTGATGCGGTGTATGATGCGGAGGACATTCTTGATGAGTTCAGGTGGTATGAGCAGAAAGTGACAGTGGAGGGCATTGCAAGCCAATCTCCTTTTATCGATTTCTTTAACTGTGTCATTCAGCGCAGTTTCAACAAAGTGAAGGATATCCAGAAAAGGCTGGAGAATCTTTCTAATCTGCTTGAGAAGATGGGCTTGGGTGAAGCGACACCACGTTTTGACAAATCAGTCAGGCCAGAGACTAGTTCTTTTCCTATTGAGTCAATAATGTTTGGCCGTGATCAGGAGTTAAATCAGGTGATACAATTGCTAGTTGTAAGAGAAGATGATAGTACCACGAAATCACATTCCAAACAGAAGAGAGAATGTCGCACAAGCAATTCATCAAAAAGAACATTAGCAACAATCAACCATGTTTGTAATGAACAAGAAAATCATCTTGCTGTTTTGCCAATAGTTGGAATTGGGGGTGTTGGAAAAACCACTATGGCTCAACATATCTACCAACAAGTGAAGCCTCATTTCAAAAGGACAATTTGGCTTTCTGTCTCAGATGACTTTGACGTCAAGAGGTTAACTAAAGAAGCCTTGCAATCCATTTCTGGAGAGGAAGGAACTGGCCAGTTGGACTCGCTTCAACATGCTCTTCATAAAACTGTGTGCCAGAAAATGCTACTTATTGTCCTTGATGATCTGTGGGACGATGCCTTGAAGGAGAATGGGCAATCTTGGAAGAGATTCTGTGCACCTTTAAAAAATGTGAGGAAGGGAAGCATTATGTTGGTCACCACTAGGTCCCAAAAGGTTGCCGATGGAGTGCGCACAATGGAGACATTGAAATTAAATGGCTTGAAGGATGATGTCTTTTGGAATTTCTTCAAACTATGCATGTTTGGATCCGAGAGGTTTAGCAATGATCATGAGTTAGAGCAAATTGGTAGAAGCATACTTCCTAAGCTGAAGGGTTCTCCTTTAGCTGCAAAAACTCTTGGACGCCTGCTAAGGATGAACCGTCACATGACATATTGGAATAATGTTCTAGAGAGTGAATTGTGGGAGTTAAGGCAACAGGAGGATGACATTTTGCCAGCCCTTCGGTTGAGCTACATGTACTTACCATTCCACCTGAAGAGATGTTTCTCATTATGTGGTGTGTACCCTAAAGATCATGAATTTGAGAAGGATTATTTAGCTGAAATTTGGGTGGCGGAAGGCTTTGTGGAACCTCAGGGGGACATTCCAATTCAGGATATTGCTAGTCAGTACTTTGAAGATCTTGTAAGTCGATCTTTCTTTCAGAAAGTACACGGAGCATATGTAATCCATGACTTGCTTCATGACATGGTCCAAATGGTTTCAAAGAATGATTGCTTCATATTAAAAAATGTGAACGATTTCCAAAAGATTCCTAAGAATGTTCGTCATCTATCAGTACTCTCTAACTCAAAGTTTGATTATTCAAAGCTGTTCAGCCTATGCAAGCATGAGAAGCTGCGTACCCTGATTTGCAACATGCCCTTGGAGGATAAAGTTGTAGCACTTGTAATGGATCATTGGTGTACTGAACTTGGGCGTATGCGCGTGATTATTTGTGCCTCTACAACTGGGTTACCG ATTCTTTATATTGGGGAATGCAAGATAGAAAGTTTACCCAGTGACTTGGATAAGTTGATCAGCTTGAGGAGAATTGAATTATGTGGATTTCGATATTATCTAGAGTATCAACTAAACTGCGATGCACTAGAAGCTAAACAAAAAAAGAGATATCTTCACGGTCTAAAAGTGCACCGGTCTTCGATGATGACTCGACAGAACAATGGGACAGAAGCACTTCACCTTTTACAACCTCCCAATGGTCTAAAATCTTTGCAACTCCGAGATTATCCAGATGTGTCTCTACCAAGATGGTTTCAGCCACAAAAGTTATCAAGCTTAATATCATTTGCAAATATTGGTATTTTCACTTCCCTGATGGATCTAGCAATTTCTGATTGCCACAAGTTATCAAGCCTTGAGCATTTTCTACATCCAGCTTCTATACCAGCCATCAAGAAAATAGTAGTTAAAAATTGCGAGAGGTTAATATCAGTACCAACTGAAAGATTCGTGGAGTTCCATTGCCTTGAAGAATTGGAGGTGGTTTATTGCCGAAATATCTGCTCCCAAAGTTTGGCGGCTCCTTCACTCAAGAGGCTTGTGCTGGGTTGTTCTGGGGATTTAGCACACAATATTGAGTGTTGCTCCCTCACTAGCTTCTTCTTATATTATTCCCGCCACACGTCCATACACCTACAACATCTTCCAGCCCTAATGAGTTTGAGCATTGCAAGGTGCGAGTCTCTTACATCTGTGAGACCAGCGATCTTCACTAACTTCTCCCATTGCGGGTGCAGCGCCAACGGCATTACATCGTTCTTGTTCCTTATGGTGCTAACCATTAGCGGCTGCACTAAACTGTCAACCCTTGATGGTCTCCTAACACAAGAATGCCTGCCTGTCGTTGAGAGGATTTATATTGCACACTGCGACGAGTTGCTCTCGCTACCCGGAGAAAGGTTTGGAAGTTTCCTTTGTCTCAAGGACCTGGAGATTTATGATTGCCAACGTTTGGACTGGCAGAGGGGACTGGTGCTGCCGTCGACGCTCCAGAGGCTCGTACTGGGCCAATGTGGGGATATATCTGCATGGGTTCCCAGCTGCCTGCAAAACCTCTCGTCACTCGTTTCGCTGGAGATGTCTGAGTGCCCGGGCATAACATCCATTCCAGGTGACATTTGGAGGACGAACCTTGCATCTCTAGAGGAGCTATATATCACCGATTGTCCAGACCTTGTCTCAATTGGGGGATTGGAGGCCGTTGCGCAGCTAGGCACGCTGCACATTTCTGGCTGCCCAAAGATGATAGAGATGTAG
- the LOC123131952 gene encoding disease resistance protein RGA2 isoform X1: MVNITLLLLVSDHKVCCNAHHVYCWSTGQRRNLQIRVTMSISGTIGVISGINECVNLFQWARSSISSLHSRWSGKQEQNLQDEVLHLQSGLQGLSDTLPAMYDLIDRAEWRSHKHCVAELLPKFSDAVYDAEDILDEFRWYEQKVTVEGIASQSPFIDFFNCVIQRSFNKVKDIQKRLENLSNLLEKMGLGEATPRFDKSVRPETSSFPIESIMFGRDQELNQVIQLLVVREDDSTTKSHSKQKRECRTSNSSKRTLATINHVCNEQENHLAVLPIVGIGGVGKTTMAQHIYQQVKPHFKRTIWLSVSDDFDVKRLTKEALQSISGEEGTGQLDSLQHALHKTVCQKMLLIVLDDLWDDALKENGQSWKRFCAPLKNVRKGSIMLVTTRSQKVADGVRTMETLKLNGLKDDVFWNFFKLCMFGSERFSNDHELEQIGRSILPKLKGSPLAAKTLGRLLRMNRHMTYWNNVLESELWELRQQEDDILPALRLSYMYLPFHLKRCFSLCGVYPKDHEFEKDYLAEIWVAEGFVEPQGDIPIQDIASQYFEDLVSRSFFQKVHGAYVIHDLLHDMVQMVSKNDCFILKNVNDFQKIPKNVRHLSVLSNSKFDYSKLFSLCKHEKLRTLICNMPLEDKVVALVMDHWCTELGRMRVIICASTTGLPVSVCNLKHLRYLEISRASPLKSLPSMFCCLYNLQILYIGECKIESLPSDLDKLISLRRIELCGFRYYLEYQLNCDALEAKQKKRYLHGLKVHRSSMMTRQNNGTEALHLLQPPNGLKSLQLRDYPDVSLPRWFQPQKLSSLISFANIGIFTSLMDLAISDCHKLSSLEHFLHPASIPAIKKIVVKNCERLISVPTERFVEFHCLEELEVVYCRNICSQSLAAPSLKRLVLGCSGDLAHNIECCSLTSFFLYYSRHTSIHLQHLPALMSLSIARCESLTSVRPAIFTNFSHCGCSANGITSFLFLMVLTISGCTKLSTLDGLLTQECLPVVERIYIAHCDELLSLPGERFGSFLCLKDLEIYDCQRLDWQRGLVLPSTLQRLVLGQCGDISAWVPSCLQNLSSLVSLEMSECPGITSIPGDIWRTNLASLEELYITDCPDLVSIGGLEAVAQLGTLHISGCPKMIEM, encoded by the coding sequence ATGGTGAATATTACTCTTTTACTCTTGGTATCTGACCACAAAGTATGCTGTAATGCTCACCATGTCTATTGTTGGTCAACAGGACAGAGAAGAAATCTTCAGATTCGAGTCACCATGAGTATATCAGGTACTATTGGGGTCATCAGTGGCATCAACGAATGTGTCAATTTGTTTCAGTGGGCAAGGTCTTCTATTTCATCTCTGCACTCCCGATGGAGTGGtaagcaagagcaaaatcttcaggATGAGGTACTGCACTTGCAGAGTGGCCTACAAGGTCTTAGTGATACTCTTCCGGCAATGTACGACCTCATTGATCGGGCGGAGTGGAGGAGCCACAAACACTGTGTGGCCGAGCTCCTTCCAAAATTCAGTGATGCGGTGTATGATGCGGAGGACATTCTTGATGAGTTCAGGTGGTATGAGCAGAAAGTGACAGTGGAGGGCATTGCAAGCCAATCTCCTTTTATCGATTTCTTTAACTGTGTCATTCAGCGCAGTTTCAACAAAGTGAAGGATATCCAGAAAAGGCTGGAGAATCTTTCTAATCTGCTTGAGAAGATGGGCTTGGGTGAAGCGACACCACGTTTTGACAAATCAGTCAGGCCAGAGACTAGTTCTTTTCCTATTGAGTCAATAATGTTTGGCCGTGATCAGGAGTTAAATCAGGTGATACAATTGCTAGTTGTAAGAGAAGATGATAGTACCACGAAATCACATTCCAAACAGAAGAGAGAATGTCGCACAAGCAATTCATCAAAAAGAACATTAGCAACAATCAACCATGTTTGTAATGAACAAGAAAATCATCTTGCTGTTTTGCCAATAGTTGGAATTGGGGGTGTTGGAAAAACCACTATGGCTCAACATATCTACCAACAAGTGAAGCCTCATTTCAAAAGGACAATTTGGCTTTCTGTCTCAGATGACTTTGACGTCAAGAGGTTAACTAAAGAAGCCTTGCAATCCATTTCTGGAGAGGAAGGAACTGGCCAGTTGGACTCGCTTCAACATGCTCTTCATAAAACTGTGTGCCAGAAAATGCTACTTATTGTCCTTGATGATCTGTGGGACGATGCCTTGAAGGAGAATGGGCAATCTTGGAAGAGATTCTGTGCACCTTTAAAAAATGTGAGGAAGGGAAGCATTATGTTGGTCACCACTAGGTCCCAAAAGGTTGCCGATGGAGTGCGCACAATGGAGACATTGAAATTAAATGGCTTGAAGGATGATGTCTTTTGGAATTTCTTCAAACTATGCATGTTTGGATCCGAGAGGTTTAGCAATGATCATGAGTTAGAGCAAATTGGTAGAAGCATACTTCCTAAGCTGAAGGGTTCTCCTTTAGCTGCAAAAACTCTTGGACGCCTGCTAAGGATGAACCGTCACATGACATATTGGAATAATGTTCTAGAGAGTGAATTGTGGGAGTTAAGGCAACAGGAGGATGACATTTTGCCAGCCCTTCGGTTGAGCTACATGTACTTACCATTCCACCTGAAGAGATGTTTCTCATTATGTGGTGTGTACCCTAAAGATCATGAATTTGAGAAGGATTATTTAGCTGAAATTTGGGTGGCGGAAGGCTTTGTGGAACCTCAGGGGGACATTCCAATTCAGGATATTGCTAGTCAGTACTTTGAAGATCTTGTAAGTCGATCTTTCTTTCAGAAAGTACACGGAGCATATGTAATCCATGACTTGCTTCATGACATGGTCCAAATGGTTTCAAAGAATGATTGCTTCATATTAAAAAATGTGAACGATTTCCAAAAGATTCCTAAGAATGTTCGTCATCTATCAGTACTCTCTAACTCAAAGTTTGATTATTCAAAGCTGTTCAGCCTATGCAAGCATGAGAAGCTGCGTACCCTGATTTGCAACATGCCCTTGGAGGATAAAGTTGTAGCACTTGTAATGGATCATTGGTGTACTGAACTTGGGCGTATGCGCGTGATTATTTGTGCCTCTACAACTGGGTTACCGGTTAGTGTTTGCAACTTGAAGCATCTTCGGTACCTTGAAATCTCCAGAGCTTCTCCTTTGAAGAGCCTTCCTTCAATGTTCTGTTGCCTCTATAATTTGCAGATTCTTTATATTGGGGAATGCAAGATAGAAAGTTTACCCAGTGACTTGGATAAGTTGATCAGCTTGAGGAGAATTGAATTATGTGGATTTCGATATTATCTAGAGTATCAACTAAACTGCGATGCACTAGAAGCTAAACAAAAAAAGAGATATCTTCACGGTCTAAAAGTGCACCGGTCTTCGATGATGACTCGACAGAACAATGGGACAGAAGCACTTCACCTTTTACAACCTCCCAATGGTCTAAAATCTTTGCAACTCCGAGATTATCCAGATGTGTCTCTACCAAGATGGTTTCAGCCACAAAAGTTATCAAGCTTAATATCATTTGCAAATATTGGTATTTTCACTTCCCTGATGGATCTAGCAATTTCTGATTGCCACAAGTTATCAAGCCTTGAGCATTTTCTACATCCAGCTTCTATACCAGCCATCAAGAAAATAGTAGTTAAAAATTGCGAGAGGTTAATATCAGTACCAACTGAAAGATTCGTGGAGTTCCATTGCCTTGAAGAATTGGAGGTGGTTTATTGCCGAAATATCTGCTCCCAAAGTTTGGCGGCTCCTTCACTCAAGAGGCTTGTGCTGGGTTGTTCTGGGGATTTAGCACACAATATTGAGTGTTGCTCCCTCACTAGCTTCTTCTTATATTATTCCCGCCACACGTCCATACACCTACAACATCTTCCAGCCCTAATGAGTTTGAGCATTGCAAGGTGCGAGTCTCTTACATCTGTGAGACCAGCGATCTTCACTAACTTCTCCCATTGCGGGTGCAGCGCCAACGGCATTACATCGTTCTTGTTCCTTATGGTGCTAACCATTAGCGGCTGCACTAAACTGTCAACCCTTGATGGTCTCCTAACACAAGAATGCCTGCCTGTCGTTGAGAGGATTTATATTGCACACTGCGACGAGTTGCTCTCGCTACCCGGAGAAAGGTTTGGAAGTTTCCTTTGTCTCAAGGACCTGGAGATTTATGATTGCCAACGTTTGGACTGGCAGAGGGGACTGGTGCTGCCGTCGACGCTCCAGAGGCTCGTACTGGGCCAATGTGGGGATATATCTGCATGGGTTCCCAGCTGCCTGCAAAACCTCTCGTCACTCGTTTCGCTGGAGATGTCTGAGTGCCCGGGCATAACATCCATTCCAGGTGACATTTGGAGGACGAACCTTGCATCTCTAGAGGAGCTATATATCACCGATTGTCCAGACCTTGTCTCAATTGGGGGATTGGAGGCCGTTGCGCAGCTAGGCACGCTGCACATTTCTGGCTGCCCAAAGATGATAGAGATGTAG